A single region of the Thermoplasmata archaeon genome encodes:
- the cysS gene encoding cysteine--tRNA ligase: MPGEPPVIRIYNTLTRSKETFEPLHDRQVSMFVCGITPQDQTHLGHAKTYITFDMVARYLRARGYTVFYLQNVTDIEDRIIDKMRETGRDWKDIVRQYYGEYQEGMRALNCTSVDVYAYATDHIPQIVEQIRGLVDKGFAYATETGVYFDTTRFSDWGKLSGQKIEELRPGARVAVDETKRHPADFALWKAQKPGEPAWDSPWGKGRPGWHIEDTAITISRFGPQYDLHGGATELMFPHHEAEVAQAEAYTGVTPFVRYWMHGGMLMIKGEEMHKSLGNYWAVKDAVARWDPMVLRFFFLNAHYRSPIDFSPEAVEEAGRSYERLLEATRNLEAALRSPPDNGRGDAALEAATARVRSAFDRAMSDDFNTREAIAAIFEYARELNRGIQAGAGRRALEDAKAAFDGFAQVLGLFGGRGGGAGIDAKQLDAMIARREDARKRKDFATADGIRKQLADLGIVLEDTRDGVRWKRR; the protein is encoded by the coding sequence ACACGCTCACCCGCTCCAAGGAGACGTTCGAGCCCCTCCACGACCGGCAGGTCTCCATGTTCGTCTGCGGGATCACCCCGCAGGACCAGACGCATCTCGGCCACGCGAAGACGTACATCACGTTCGACATGGTCGCCCGGTACCTGCGCGCCCGCGGGTACACGGTCTTCTACCTGCAGAACGTGACGGACATCGAGGACCGGATCATCGACAAGATGCGGGAAACGGGGCGGGATTGGAAGGACATCGTCCGCCAGTACTATGGGGAGTACCAAGAGGGCATGCGGGCGCTCAACTGCACCTCCGTGGACGTGTACGCGTATGCGACGGACCACATCCCGCAGATCGTGGAGCAGATCCGAGGCCTCGTGGACAAGGGCTTCGCGTACGCCACGGAGACGGGCGTGTACTTCGACACGACCCGGTTCTCGGACTGGGGCAAACTCAGCGGCCAGAAGATCGAGGAACTCCGACCCGGAGCGCGCGTCGCCGTGGACGAGACGAAACGCCACCCCGCGGACTTCGCCCTGTGGAAGGCGCAGAAGCCCGGCGAGCCCGCGTGGGACAGCCCCTGGGGGAAGGGGCGGCCGGGGTGGCACATCGAGGACACCGCGATCACGATCAGCCGCTTCGGACCCCAGTACGACCTCCATGGCGGGGCCACGGAACTCATGTTCCCCCACCACGAGGCGGAGGTCGCGCAGGCGGAAGCTTACACCGGGGTCACGCCGTTCGTGCGCTACTGGATGCACGGCGGTATGCTCATGATCAAGGGCGAGGAGATGCACAAGTCCCTGGGGAACTACTGGGCGGTCAAGGACGCGGTCGCCCGATGGGACCCCATGGTCCTCCGGTTCTTCTTCCTGAATGCCCACTACCGCTCGCCCATCGACTTCAGCCCTGAGGCCGTCGAGGAAGCCGGACGATCGTACGAACGCCTCCTCGAGGCCACGCGGAACCTCGAGGCTGCCCTCCGGTCCCCCCCGGACAACGGGCGTGGTGACGCGGCGCTGGAGGCCGCGACCGCGCGCGTGCGCTCCGCGTTCGACCGGGCGATGTCGGACGACTTCAACACCCGCGAGGCGATCGCCGCCATCTTCGAGTACGCGCGCGAGCTGAACCGAGGGATCCAGGCGGGCGCGGGGCGGCGCGCGCTCGAGGACGCGAAGGCCGCGTTCGACGGGTTCGCCCAGGTGCTCGGCCTGTTCGGCGGACGCGGCGGCGGCGCGGGCATCGACGCGAAGCAACTCGACGCGATGATTGCGCGTCGTGAGGATGCCCGAAAACGCAAGGACTTCGCGACCGCGGACGGGATCCGCAAGCAACTCGCGGACCTCGGCATCGTGCTGGAAGACACCCGCGACGGGGTGCGTTGGAAGCGGCGGTAG